From Trueperella pecoris, a single genomic window includes:
- a CDS encoding helix-turn-helix transcriptional regulator, with translation MDLNDTFARHLKAARKRQNITQGHVADVLGVSRQAVSRWENGDGYPEVEKLVLLARELGVSLDSLFALPAAPHTDGSELEATTAEVQSEPSGGAEASASSTQYVRVLQPSERIAIESPDGEKLCLCYDVRATRSFGTGEIKYALLAVTEKGFWNRKEEIIGWYTDLDAAKREIKAVYAAMAAGHTSYDLQYFTPIEMKGRFGAPRIAEETQEA, from the coding sequence ATGGATCTTAATGACACTTTTGCACGGCATTTGAAGGCTGCCCGGAAGAGGCAGAACATCACGCAGGGTCACGTGGCGGATGTGCTGGGGGTGTCGCGTCAGGCGGTGTCGAGGTGGGAAAACGGTGATGGCTACCCTGAGGTGGAAAAACTGGTGCTGCTTGCGCGGGAGCTTGGAGTGTCGCTAGATAGTTTGTTTGCGTTGCCCGCAGCGCCGCATACGGATGGGTCGGAGCTGGAGGCGACGACGGCCGAGGTGCAATCTGAGCCGAGCGGCGGGGCTGAGGCGTCGGCGTCGTCGACGCAATATGTGCGCGTGCTGCAGCCGTCGGAACGGATCGCGATCGAGTCCCCGGACGGCGAGAAGCTGTGCTTGTGTTATGACGTGCGGGCGACGAGGTCGTTCGGGACGGGCGAGATTAAGTACGCGCTGCTGGCGGTTACCGAAAAGGGGTTCTGGAACCGGAAGGAAGAAATCATCGGCTGGTACACCGACCTCGACGCGGCGAAGCGCGAAATCAAAGCCGTGTACGCCGCGATGGCGGCCGGTCATACGAGCTACGACCTACAATATTTCACGCCCATCGAGATGAAGGGCAGGTTCGGGGCGCCGCGGATAGCGGAGGAAACGCAGGAAGCGTGA
- a CDS encoding phospholipase D-like domain-containing protein, with the protein MQRRLTYLLTRILLYLFLASVPFLKRLPLSRKYTENFSLGRFYANDGSVNYATLIANNDRARIERLRAIEHAKEKIKVACYRLKADASGKLFTASLVNAAKRGVKIDIILDGLSLKLNAGKNKYYKALNSFENVNIVVHNPLRFLKPWTLFGRMHDKYMIVEDKLAFVGGRNIEDRFLVHDADTAYDWDVLVYSEKRAPDDVVAQLDDYFDEMKKRVSTSLDRACLFATDRENARILEELDGLYREVKVESPANYDVVDYRETDAGGECGAD; encoded by the coding sequence ATGCAACGAAGACTCACCTACCTCCTCACCAGGATACTCCTGTACCTATTCCTTGCATCCGTCCCGTTTCTCAAGCGCCTCCCGCTGTCACGGAAGTACACGGAGAATTTTTCGCTCGGCAGGTTCTACGCGAACGACGGCTCGGTCAACTACGCCACGCTCATCGCCAACAACGACCGCGCGAGGATCGAGAGGCTGCGGGCCATCGAGCACGCGAAGGAAAAGATCAAGGTGGCGTGCTATCGGTTGAAGGCGGATGCCTCGGGGAAATTATTTACGGCGAGCCTCGTCAACGCAGCCAAGAGGGGCGTGAAGATTGACATCATCCTCGACGGCCTCTCCCTCAAACTCAACGCCGGGAAGAATAAGTATTACAAGGCGCTGAACAGTTTCGAGAACGTCAACATCGTGGTCCACAATCCGTTGCGGTTCCTCAAACCGTGGACGCTGTTTGGGCGGATGCACGACAAATACATGATTGTTGAGGACAAGCTGGCGTTCGTGGGCGGCAGGAACATCGAGGATCGATTCCTTGTTCACGACGCCGACACCGCGTACGACTGGGACGTGCTCGTCTACAGCGAGAAGCGGGCGCCGGACGACGTCGTCGCGCAACTGGACGACTATTTTGACGAGATGAAAAAGCGCGTCAGCACGAGTCTGGATCGGGCGTGCCTGTTCGCAACTGATCGGGAAAACGCCAGGATCCTGGAGGAGCTCGACGGACTGTATCGTGAGGTGAAGGTCGAGAGTCCGGCGAACTACGACGTCGTCGACTATCGGGAAACTGACGCGGGTGGAGAGTGTGGCGCTGATTAA
- a CDS encoding phospholipase D-like domain-containing protein produces MALIKNPVGAAAKAPESLHDISALMRNAKANVRGHTPYLIANQRMYDVLAGAAAQVPTTIFTNSPFNNANVIGAGDFIIQKNKIKKLGADVLLSSKARSYHGKVFTIDDELIGVGSFNWDMRSAYIISEVMLVERGREFFAANVGKLDFYEADAYQLQRQPDAGAVRSAVKDAGAAVKGAGAQAANRINHAIYSKTALLTLIVTTLYPFRFLF; encoded by the coding sequence GTGGCGCTGATTAAGAACCCGGTGGGGGCGGCCGCGAAGGCGCCCGAGAGTCTGCACGACATCAGCGCGCTCATGCGCAACGCGAAGGCCAACGTACGGGGCCACACCCCTTACCTCATCGCGAACCAGCGGATGTACGACGTGCTCGCGGGAGCAGCGGCGCAGGTGCCGACGACGATCTTCACCAACTCGCCGTTCAACAACGCGAACGTCATCGGCGCGGGCGACTTCATCATCCAGAAGAACAAGATCAAGAAGCTCGGCGCGGACGTGCTGCTGAGCTCGAAGGCGCGGTCGTACCACGGCAAGGTGTTCACGATCGACGACGAACTTATCGGGGTGGGGAGTTTTAACTGGGATATGCGGTCGGCGTATATCATCAGCGAAGTGATGCTCGTTGAGCGCGGGAGGGAGTTTTTCGCCGCGAACGTCGGGAAGCTGGATTTCTACGAGGCGGATGCCTACCAGCTGCAAAGGCAGCCCGACGCCGGAGCCGTGCGTAGCGCGGTTAAGGATGCGGGTGCGGCCGTGAAGGGCGCGGGGGCGCAAGCGGCGAACCGCATCAACCATGCGATCTACAGCAAGACTGCGCTGCTGACGCTGATCGTGACGACGCTGTACCCGTTCAGATTCCTGTTTTAG